Proteins from a genomic interval of Microbacterium phyllosphaerae:
- a CDS encoding adenylate/guanylate cyclase domain-containing protein has product MSEGTAGTTTGTETRRRLWRGRVGLSIQSKLLIMLLAVSLVSSVIVGTIGFLNGRQSLHDSAVDQLITIRSMRAAEITDALETVKRDASLNSRNLSAQNLSTSINEGFEELQQEQPEPGEHEELEAYYADVFIPKLEERTGDEYGDSAFIPDSVAGQHLQSHFTTQNQDFDADYDTLLNDNDPEDGTLYGEASVRYGDYFTRLVEEAGYEDALLMNLDGDVVFSAYKGPELGTNLLTGPYRDSVLAGAYADAIATNSVNTVILTDFERWIPSLNIPTMWVISPVGNSSRITGAIAFQVSIDTINDLTTGSEGWKEQGLGDTGEVYLVGRDDLMRSNSRRLIEDPDSYAEIAINGGVPPSVAERAVEVNGTVLLQQVNTQAVADAQAGRTGTTIGRDYLGRESVTAYAPLEVEGLDWVIIARIDSEEAFAPVSDFTRTVLLSLLGILLGVSLLSLLLAQVFTRPVHRLVGAVHRVAEGDLDVQVPQGSRDEFGDLGSAFNDMASSLRIKQELIDEQQAENEKLLLTLMPESVAAKYKQGDEAISEAHENVSVVFAELVGFDDYARGLNTEQEIGHLNTLMRGFDEAAEKAGVEKVRTLRGGYLASSGLIVPRVDNVRRSVDFAKNLLGVVERFNAQNGSSIGIRAGVDTGTVTSGLVARTTLAYDLWGDAVNLAYRVRSVTGEPGVYVSQTVYDRTREIFTFTEAGTVEAHGKSETVWKVS; this is encoded by the coding sequence ATGAGCGAGGGCACTGCGGGGACCACGACAGGCACGGAGACGCGAAGAAGACTGTGGCGGGGGAGGGTCGGCCTCAGCATCCAGTCGAAGCTGCTCATCATGCTGCTCGCCGTGAGCCTCGTCTCGTCGGTGATCGTCGGGACGATCGGATTCCTCAACGGTCGGCAGTCGCTGCACGACTCGGCGGTCGACCAGCTCATCACCATCCGCTCGATGCGGGCGGCGGAGATCACGGATGCCCTCGAGACGGTGAAGCGCGACGCCTCGCTGAATTCGCGCAACCTCAGTGCCCAGAACCTGTCGACCTCGATCAACGAGGGCTTCGAGGAGCTGCAGCAGGAGCAGCCCGAGCCGGGCGAGCACGAAGAGCTCGAGGCGTACTACGCGGACGTGTTCATCCCGAAGCTCGAGGAGCGCACCGGCGACGAGTACGGTGACAGCGCGTTCATCCCCGATTCGGTGGCCGGTCAGCACCTGCAGTCCCACTTCACGACGCAGAATCAGGACTTCGACGCCGACTACGACACTCTTCTCAACGACAACGATCCGGAAGACGGAACCCTGTACGGCGAGGCTTCCGTGAGGTACGGCGACTACTTCACGCGACTGGTCGAGGAGGCGGGGTACGAGGATGCACTGCTGATGAACCTCGACGGCGACGTCGTGTTCTCGGCGTACAAGGGGCCGGAGCTCGGCACGAACCTTCTGACCGGGCCGTATCGCGACTCCGTCCTCGCCGGAGCGTACGCGGACGCGATCGCCACGAACTCGGTGAACACGGTGATCCTCACCGACTTCGAGCGCTGGATCCCCTCGCTCAACATCCCGACCATGTGGGTCATCTCACCGGTCGGCAACAGCAGCCGCATCACGGGAGCCATCGCGTTCCAGGTGTCGATCGACACCATCAACGACCTCACCACGGGTTCCGAGGGCTGGAAGGAACAGGGGCTCGGCGACACCGGCGAGGTCTACCTCGTCGGACGCGACGACCTCATGCGCAGCAACTCGCGACGACTGATCGAGGATCCCGACAGCTACGCCGAGATCGCGATCAACGGCGGCGTCCCGCCGAGCGTCGCCGAGCGCGCCGTCGAGGTGAACGGCACGGTACTGCTGCAGCAGGTGAACACGCAGGCGGTGGCGGATGCCCAGGCCGGCCGCACGGGCACGACGATCGGCCGCGACTATCTCGGCCGCGAGAGCGTCACCGCGTACGCTCCGCTGGAGGTCGAGGGGCTCGACTGGGTGATCATCGCGCGGATCGACTCGGAAGAGGCGTTCGCACCGGTGAGCGACTTCACCCGCACGGTGCTGCTGTCGCTGCTCGGCATCCTGCTCGGCGTCTCGCTGCTGTCGCTGCTGCTCGCCCAGGTGTTCACACGACCTGTCCACCGGCTCGTCGGCGCCGTCCATCGCGTCGCCGAGGGCGACCTCGACGTGCAGGTGCCGCAGGGATCGCGCGACGAGTTCGGTGATCTCGGCAGCGCGTTCAACGACATGGCGTCGAGTCTGCGCATCAAACAGGAGCTGATCGACGAGCAGCAGGCCGAGAACGAGAAGCTCCTGCTCACGCTGATGCCCGAGAGCGTCGCCGCGAAGTACAAGCAGGGTGACGAGGCGATCTCGGAGGCGCACGAGAACGTCTCGGTCGTGTTCGCCGAGCTCGTCGGCTTCGACGACTACGCCCGCGGCCTCAACACCGAACAGGAGATCGGCCACCTCAACACCCTGATGCGGGGCTTCGACGAGGCCGCCGAGAAGGCGGGTGTCGAGAAGGTGCGCACGCTGCGCGGGGGATATCTCGCGTCCTCGGGTCTCATCGTGCCCCGGGTCGACAACGTGCGCCGCAGTGTCGACTTCGCCAAGAACCTGCTCGGCGTCGTCGAGCGGTTCAACGCGCAGAACGGCTCGTCGATCGGCATCCGTGCCGGAGTCGACACGGGCACCGTGACGAGCGGTCTCGTGGCGCGGACGACCCTCGCCTACGACCTCTGGGGCGATGCCGTGAACCTCGCGTACCGGGTGCGCTCGGTGACCGGCGAGCCCGGCGTGTACGTGAGCCAGACCGTCTACGACCGCACGCGCGAGATCTTCACGTTCACCGAGGCGGGCACCGTCGAGGCGCACGGCAAGAGCGAGACCGTCTGGAAGGTGAGCTGA